GTGCAGGTGAAGAGCGGGCAGTCGACGGTGGTCGTCGAGCGCTCCAAGATCGCCCGGCGCACCGGCCCGGTGACGGCGGGCGCGGAAAAGAAGTAGCATGCCCGTGCTCAAGATCGAGACGCTGGGCGCCGAGGTCCTGCGCCGCCGCGCCGAAGAGGTGCCGGCGCCGGGTCCGGAGCTGGACCGCCTGGTGCACGACATGTTCGAGACGATGTACGACGCCCGCGGCATCGGCCTGGCGGCGCCGCAGGTGGGGCTGGGGATGCGGCTGATCGTGGTGGACGTGGACGAGGAAGGCGCCCGAAAGATGGCGCTGATCGACCCGCGCATCGTGGAGTCGGGGGGCGGCACCGAGCGGGTGGAGGAGGGGTGCCTTTCCATCCCCGGCGTCACCGGCTCGGTGGACCGGCCGGCGACGTGCGTGGTCGAGGGGCTGGACACGCAGGGCAACCCGGTGCGCATCGACGCCGACGGGATGATGGCGCGCTGCCTTCAGCACGAGATCGACCACCTGGACGGGGTGCTGTTCATCGACCGCCTGTCGCCCATCAAGCGCTCCATGCTGGTCAAGAAGTACCGCAAGCTGGCGAAGCCGTGAAGGTCCTGTTCTGGGGCACGCCGGCCTTTGCGCTTCCCGCGCTGCGCGCCCTGTGCGAAGAGGGGCACGACGTTGTCGGCGTGGTCACGCAGCCGGACCGGCCGGCGGGGCGGGGGAGGGCCGTGGCCCTTTCGCCGGTCAAGCAGGAGGCGCTGGAGATGGGCGTGCCCATCCTGCAGCCGGAGCGGGCGCGGGGGGACGAGTTTCTCGCGCAGATCCGCGCACTGGGGCCGGACATCTCGGTGGTCGTGGCGTTCGGGCAGATCCTGCGGCCCGAGGTGCTGGAACTGCCGCGACTGGGGTCGGTGAACATCCACGCTTCGCTGCTGCCGGAGCTTCGCGGCGCGGCGCCCATCCAGTGGGCCATCGTGCGCGGCCACGAGGCGTCGGGCGTTTCCATCATGCGCATGGAAGTGGGGCTGGATTCCGGCCCCGTCCTGCTGCAGGTGGAAGAGCCCATCGAGTCCGACGAGTCTGCCAGCGAGTTGGCCATGCGCCTGGCCGAGGTGGGCGCCGAGGCGCTGGTGGAGGCGCTGGCGCTGATGGAGGCGGACGGGCTGGATGCGCTGCCGCAGGACCACGCCCGCGCCACGTACGCG
This genomic interval from Longimicrobium sp. contains the following:
- the def gene encoding peptide deformylase, translating into MPVLKIETLGAEVLRRRAEEVPAPGPELDRLVHDMFETMYDARGIGLAAPQVGLGMRLIVVDVDEEGARKMALIDPRIVESGGGTERVEEGCLSIPGVTGSVDRPATCVVEGLDTQGNPVRIDADGMMARCLQHEIDHLDGVLFIDRLSPIKRSMLVKKYRKLAKP
- the fmt gene encoding methionyl-tRNA formyltransferase, producing the protein MKVLFWGTPAFALPALRALCEEGHDVVGVVTQPDRPAGRGRAVALSPVKQEALEMGVPILQPERARGDEFLAQIRALGPDISVVVAFGQILRPEVLELPRLGSVNIHASLLPELRGAAPIQWAIVRGHEASGVSIMRMEVGLDSGPVLLQVEEPIESDESASELAMRLAEVGAEALVEALALMEADGLDALPQDHARATYAPKVDREVARLDWSRSAGEVALWIRGMDDVPGAWSPLGDRGPVKLFRPQVLPEAAGPPGEVLEADGQEGVLIACGSGAVRVREVQPPGKRRMGAGEWVRGRGVSVGDRFGGEA